Proteins from a single region of Dyadobacter fanqingshengii:
- a CDS encoding PA0069 family radical SAM protein translates to MDNRARGRGAAINTRNRFFKHEIEYTSEDWQQWEEPAVNPKTQFIEEHSKTLLSVTDSPDLGHFHSINPYRGCEHGCIYCYARNSHEYWGYSAGLDFETKIVVKKNAPQLLEKLFNSKNWEPRVIHFSGNTDCYQPGEKKYRLTRQMLEICLRYRNPVSVLTKNALVLRDLDVLEKLAKLNLVHGAISITSLNEDLRSALEPRTVTGQRRLQVVKAMHDAGVPMGVMTAPIIPGLNDHEIPAIVQAAAENGALWANYTVVRLNGAISTLFEEWIHHHFPDRAAKVLNQIAECHGGNLNDSRFGYRMVGEGNFAENIRQLHAHACRKYFKDVALPALDTTQFMRAGQMRLF, encoded by the coding sequence ATGGACAACAGGGCTCGTGGCCGTGGGGCTGCTATCAACACCCGCAACAGATTTTTTAAGCATGAAATAGAATACACATCGGAGGATTGGCAGCAATGGGAAGAACCGGCTGTAAATCCGAAAACGCAGTTTATCGAGGAACATTCCAAAACATTGCTCAGCGTCACGGATAGTCCGGATCTGGGTCATTTTCACTCGATTAACCCTTACCGGGGCTGCGAACACGGTTGCATTTATTGTTATGCGCGCAATTCCCATGAATATTGGGGATATTCTGCCGGCCTGGATTTTGAGACGAAGATCGTTGTCAAGAAAAATGCTCCGCAGTTGCTTGAAAAACTTTTTAATTCAAAAAACTGGGAGCCTAGGGTCATTCATTTTTCTGGAAACACTGATTGTTATCAGCCAGGGGAAAAGAAATACAGACTGACGAGGCAAATGCTCGAAATTTGTCTGCGCTATCGGAACCCGGTAAGTGTTTTGACCAAAAATGCTTTGGTGCTGAGGGATTTGGATGTGCTCGAAAAGCTTGCCAAGCTGAATCTCGTGCATGGAGCCATTTCCATCACATCTTTAAATGAGGACCTTCGCAGTGCGCTCGAACCACGGACTGTCACGGGACAACGAAGATTGCAGGTCGTAAAGGCAATGCATGACGCGGGCGTGCCTATGGGCGTAATGACGGCTCCCATAATTCCAGGGTTAAATGATCACGAAATTCCAGCCATTGTGCAGGCAGCGGCTGAAAACGGAGCTTTATGGGCCAATTATACGGTTGTGAGACTCAATGGTGCAATTTCCACTTTGTTTGAAGAATGGATCCATCACCATTTCCCCGACCGGGCCGCAAAAGTGCTGAACCAGATTGCAGAATGCCACGGCGGAAATCTGAACGACTCGCGTTTTGGATACAGAATGGTGGGAGAGGGGAATTTCGCAGAGAACATCAGGCAACTGCACGCGCATGCCTGCCGCAAATATTTTAAAGATGTAGCGCTGCCCGCACTCGATACAACCCAATTTATGCGTGCCGGGCAAATGCGTTTATTTTAA
- a CDS encoding M42 family metallopeptidase, which yields MSDQSREFLYKYLNNASPTGFEASGQQIWLDYIKPYIEETIIDVYGTAVGVIGGGQDYKVVIEAHSDEISWFVNYITDDGYIHVRRNGGSDAIIAPSMRVNLHTAKGVVKGVFGWPAIHVRDIAKDQVPKVHELFIDVGASKKDEVLEMGIHVGTVATFADGLDELNEKYYLGRALDNRMGGFMIAEVARMLHENNVRLPFTLYVVNAVQEEIGLRGAEMISRRLKPNLAIVTDVTHDTQSPMYNKKEQGDLKSGGGPVICYGPAVQNNVRDLLIRIADEKKIPFQRQAVSRSTGTDTDSFAYSTEGIASALISLPLKYMHTTVEMVHKEDVKNVIQLMYDVLLSLKGDEDFRYIK from the coding sequence ATGTCAGATCAAAGCAGAGAATTTCTTTATAAATACCTGAACAATGCATCGCCGACCGGGTTTGAAGCAAGCGGTCAGCAAATATGGCTGGACTACATAAAGCCTTACATTGAAGAGACTATTATAGACGTCTACGGAACGGCTGTCGGGGTGATTGGCGGAGGCCAGGATTACAAGGTTGTAATTGAAGCACATTCCGATGAAATTTCGTGGTTTGTCAACTACATTACCGACGACGGTTACATTCACGTACGCCGCAACGGAGGTTCGGATGCGATCATTGCGCCTTCCATGCGGGTGAATTTACACACAGCGAAAGGCGTTGTAAAAGGCGTTTTCGGCTGGCCCGCAATACACGTTCGGGATATCGCAAAGGATCAGGTGCCTAAGGTTCATGAATTGTTTATCGATGTCGGCGCGTCTAAAAAAGACGAAGTGCTGGAAATGGGCATTCATGTAGGAACGGTTGCCACATTTGCAGACGGACTCGACGAGCTGAATGAAAAATATTACCTCGGACGCGCGCTGGACAACAGAATGGGCGGTTTTATGATCGCCGAGGTGGCGCGTATGCTGCATGAGAACAATGTGCGGTTGCCCTTTACATTATATGTTGTGAATGCGGTGCAGGAGGAAATTGGCCTGCGCGGCGCGGAAATGATCTCGCGCCGTTTGAAACCAAATCTGGCCATTGTTACGGACGTTACGCACGATACGCAGTCGCCGATGTACAACAAGAAGGAGCAAGGCGACCTGAAAAGTGGTGGCGGACCGGTTATCTGCTACGGGCCGGCTGTGCAGAACAATGTACGCGACCTGCTCATCCGCATTGCCGATGAGAAAAAGATCCCGTTCCAGCGCCAGGCAGTAAGCCGTTCAACGGGAACAGACACGGACTCATTTGCTTACTCAACCGAAGGCATCGCCTCGGCATTGATTTCCCTTCCACTGAAATACATGCATACGACCGTGGAAATGGTTCATAAAGAGGATGTCAAAAACGTAATCCAACTCATGTATGATGTCTTGCTGTCTTTGAAAGGAGACGAGGACTTTCGGTATATAAAGTAA
- a CDS encoding exo-beta-N-acetylmuramidase NamZ family protein, whose amino-acid sequence MKPFSTLVNLTLCICLFSNCVNSSSQKNPAITEGDSLNVGKNTIAPAKLPVTGADQVSEYLDYLKGKKIGILVNQTSIIGKAPIVDSLVALGVNIVMIFGPEHGFRGTASNGDKVSDSVDPKTGIPAISLYGKQKKPSKEQMAGIDLMIFDIQDVGARFYTYINTLGHVMEACAENNKEMLILDRPNPNGFLVDGPILEDHLRSGIGMYKIPIAHGLTIAEFAQMINGEGWLPNKMQCKLKIVKVANYNHKTPYTLPVMPSPNLNTQQSVMLYPHICMFEGTIVSQGRGTYMPFTVLGAPLLKGKFDFVFTPKSIKGMSETPLHMNEDCYGIDLRKYDISKLQKSEKLHLNWIIEMYRAYPDKAKFFDMSQSKQMGSFDKLAGTENLKKQIIAGASEEEIRKSWEPGLGDYKDMRKKYLLY is encoded by the coding sequence ATGAAACCATTTTCCACATTAGTAAACCTCACACTGTGCATTTGCCTGTTCAGCAATTGCGTTAATTCCTCCTCGCAAAAAAATCCCGCAATAACCGAGGGCGATTCCCTGAATGTCGGCAAAAACACAATAGCGCCGGCCAAGTTGCCGGTGACGGGTGCGGATCAGGTTTCGGAATATCTGGATTATCTGAAAGGGAAGAAGATCGGGATTCTGGTGAATCAGACGTCCATTATTGGTAAAGCGCCGATCGTCGATAGTCTGGTTGCGCTGGGAGTGAACATTGTAATGATCTTTGGCCCTGAACACGGGTTCCGCGGGACCGCCAGCAATGGCGATAAAGTAAGCGACAGTGTTGATCCAAAAACGGGCATCCCGGCCATTTCACTTTACGGCAAACAAAAAAAGCCATCCAAGGAGCAAATGGCAGGCATTGATCTGATGATATTTGATATTCAGGATGTTGGGGCGCGTTTCTACACGTACATTAACACATTAGGGCATGTAATGGAGGCCTGTGCGGAAAACAACAAGGAAATGCTGATCCTGGATCGCCCCAATCCGAACGGGTTTTTGGTGGACGGACCTATCCTGGAAGACCATTTGCGCTCAGGCATCGGCATGTATAAAATCCCCATCGCACACGGTTTGACCATCGCAGAATTTGCGCAGATGATTAATGGCGAAGGCTGGCTGCCCAATAAAATGCAATGCAAATTGAAGATCGTCAAAGTGGCAAACTATAACCACAAGACGCCTTATACATTGCCTGTTATGCCTTCACCCAACCTGAATACGCAACAATCTGTGATGCTTTACCCGCATATATGCATGTTTGAAGGCACGATTGTGAGCCAGGGGCGAGGCACTTATATGCCGTTTACGGTGCTTGGTGCGCCTTTGCTCAAAGGAAAATTTGATTTCGTTTTCACGCCAAAAAGCATCAAAGGAATGAGCGAAACGCCATTGCACATGAATGAGGATTGTTACGGCATTGACCTTCGGAAATATGATATTTCAAAACTTCAAAAATCTGAAAAACTGCATTTGAACTGGATCATAGAAATGTATCGAGCATATCCCGACAAGGCCAAATTCTTTGATATGAGCCAGAGCAAGCAAATGGGAAGCTTTGATAAACTGGCGGGCACGGAAAATCTGAAAAAACAGATCATTGCGGGTGCTTCCGAAGAAGAGATCAGGAAAAGCTGGGAGCCCGGCTTGGGAGATTATAAAGATATGCGCAAGAAATATCTGCTCTATTAA
- the eat gene encoding ethanolamine permease: protein MSSEQNASHGASAPAAALKKVLKPIHLWAIAVGLVISGEYFGWNYGWGVSGTIGFLIATLLVTLMYVTFIFSFTELTTSIPQAGGPFSYAQRAFGWFGGLIAGYATLVEFLVTPPAIAFALGSYSHFLYPSLEVLDVAFACYVIFILINLLGIKESAMFSLVVTLLAVGELLIYIGIVAPHFSYETFVTEPMPFGWPGVFAALPFAIWFYLAIEGVAMVAEEVEDPKRTISRGYIYGILTLVVLALAVMIFTGGVAHWRLLSEIDYPLPAALGIVLGRDNSLTQLFASLGLFGLIASFHGTIIGYSRQIYALARAGLLPSFLGNVNSRFQTPHWALIGGGIVGCVALKLGTTDQVIILAALGAVVMYMISMVALFELRRKEPGLERPFTVPVYPYFPLIALILSTVCLIAIVYYNIMLSVWFFAGLILVTILYMATGRHKVTGDNEITAGNAKV, encoded by the coding sequence ATGTCATCCGAACAAAACGCGTCCCACGGCGCTTCGGCACCCGCCGCTGCGCTCAAAAAAGTTTTGAAACCAATACATCTTTGGGCGATCGCCGTGGGGCTGGTGATTTCCGGTGAATATTTCGGATGGAATTATGGCTGGGGCGTTTCAGGCACGATAGGATTTCTTATAGCGACGCTGCTGGTGACACTGATGTATGTCACTTTTATTTTCAGTTTCACAGAGCTTACCACTTCAATTCCGCAAGCGGGCGGACCATTTTCATACGCTCAGCGCGCTTTTGGCTGGTTTGGGGGGCTCATTGCCGGCTATGCTACACTCGTTGAATTTTTGGTAACACCACCGGCTATTGCCTTTGCGCTGGGCAGTTACTCCCATTTTCTTTATCCTTCACTGGAAGTGCTGGATGTTGCTTTTGCGTGTTATGTGATTTTTATATTAATTAATCTGCTGGGCATCAAGGAATCTGCAATGTTCTCACTTGTGGTAACATTGCTGGCTGTTGGAGAGCTGCTTATTTATATCGGAATTGTTGCGCCGCATTTTTCGTACGAAACCTTTGTAACCGAGCCTATGCCATTCGGCTGGCCCGGTGTTTTCGCCGCATTACCATTTGCAATCTGGTTTTATCTGGCCATTGAAGGCGTTGCCATGGTGGCCGAAGAAGTGGAGGATCCCAAACGGACCATTTCACGGGGATACATTTACGGGATCTTAACGTTGGTTGTGCTGGCACTTGCCGTCATGATTTTTACCGGCGGCGTGGCACACTGGCGGCTTTTAAGTGAGATTGATTATCCCCTGCCAGCTGCGCTCGGCATCGTCCTGGGACGAGATAACAGCCTTACCCAGCTGTTCGCCAGCCTGGGATTGTTCGGACTGATTGCTTCTTTTCACGGAACGATCATCGGTTATTCGCGACAAATTTATGCGCTGGCCAGGGCCGGTTTGCTGCCTTCATTTTTAGGAAATGTGAATAGCCGATTCCAAACGCCGCACTGGGCGCTGATCGGCGGAGGAATTGTCGGTTGCGTTGCATTAAAACTGGGCACCACAGACCAGGTTATCATTCTCGCCGCATTGGGAGCGGTTGTCATGTACATGATCAGTATGGTCGCCCTTTTTGAGCTTCGCCGCAAAGAGCCCGGCCTCGAACGCCCCTTTACCGTCCCAGTCTACCCCTACTTTCCACTCATAGCGCTCATCTTATCGACCGTCTGCCTCATTGCGATCGTCTATTACAACATCATGCTAAGCGTCTGGTTCTTTGCTGGCCTTATATTAGTTACCATACTCTACATGGCAACCGGCAGGCACAAAGTCACCGGGGACAACGAGATCACGGCAGGCAACGCAAAAGTATAA
- the hslU gene encoding ATP-dependent protease ATPase subunit HslU: MTEHLNRLTPRQIVFELDQYIIGQNDAKRNVAIALRNRWRRMNSPEDIQKEIIPNNILMIGATGVGKTEIARRLAKIADAPFVKVEASKFTEVGYVGRDVESMVRDLVEQAVGMVRTQKKEEVKLKAEQAVEDIILDALIPPVHGSSSVKIKADNNTNEVMPEDDAELNQRTRERFREKIRNGELDSRKIDIEVQQNQAPNVGMIGGAMDDVSMMNIQEMIGNMMPRRGKKRKVTVEEARKILLDEEASKLIDMDEVKMEAIKKAENLGIIFIDEIDKVASSRSGGGSGPDVSREGVQRDLLPIVEGSAVNTKHGVINTDHILFVAAGAFHVAKPSDLIPELQGRFPIRVELSSLTESDFYQILKTPKNALTKQYVAMMESEGVELEFEDGALREIARIAFEVNSEVENIGARRLQTVMSLLLNDFMFDIPDVIGADSHIVVTADLVSEKLSALVKNRDLSQYIL, encoded by the coding sequence ATGACTGAACACTTAAATCGCCTAACCCCACGTCAGATCGTTTTCGAGCTTGACCAGTACATCATCGGACAAAATGACGCAAAGCGCAATGTTGCTATTGCATTAAGAAACCGGTGGAGGCGAATGAATAGTCCCGAGGACATACAAAAGGAAATTATTCCAAACAATATATTAATGATCGGCGCGACGGGCGTCGGTAAAACGGAAATTGCACGCAGGCTGGCTAAAATTGCGGATGCGCCATTTGTAAAAGTAGAAGCTTCCAAATTTACGGAAGTGGGTTACGTGGGACGCGATGTGGAAAGCATGGTCCGTGATCTGGTGGAACAAGCAGTAGGCATGGTAAGAACCCAGAAAAAGGAAGAAGTGAAGCTCAAAGCCGAGCAGGCTGTTGAAGACATTATCCTGGATGCACTTATCCCGCCGGTTCATGGTTCGAGTTCCGTTAAAATAAAAGCAGATAACAATACGAACGAAGTGATGCCTGAGGATGATGCCGAACTGAACCAGCGTACAAGAGAACGTTTCCGCGAAAAGATCAGAAACGGGGAGCTTGACAGCCGCAAGATCGACATTGAAGTGCAGCAAAATCAAGCGCCTAATGTAGGCATGATCGGCGGCGCTATGGACGATGTTTCCATGATGAACATTCAGGAAATGATTGGTAACATGATGCCGCGCCGGGGTAAAAAACGTAAAGTGACCGTGGAGGAAGCCAGAAAAATCCTGTTGGACGAAGAAGCTTCCAAGCTGATCGATATGGATGAGGTGAAGATGGAGGCGATCAAAAAAGCCGAAAACCTGGGAATCATTTTTATTGATGAAATTGACAAAGTGGCGTCCAGCAGATCGGGTGGAGGCAGCGGCCCGGACGTGAGCCGCGAAGGCGTGCAGCGCGACTTGCTTCCGATCGTGGAAGGAAGCGCGGTAAATACCAAGCACGGCGTTATTAACACGGACCACATTCTGTTCGTTGCAGCAGGCGCATTCCACGTTGCAAAACCATCGGACCTGATTCCCGAGTTACAAGGACGGTTCCCGATCCGCGTGGAATTGAGCAGCCTGACCGAATCTGATTTTTACCAGATCCTGAAAACGCCTAAAAACGCCCTTACCAAGCAGTATGTGGCCATGATGGAGTCGGAAGGCGTTGAGCTGGAATTTGAAGACGGCGCGCTTCGGGAAATTGCACGGATCGCTTTTGAAGTGAACAGCGAAGTGGAGAACATTGGAGCTCGTCGTTTGCAAACTGTGATGAGCCTGTTACTGAATGACTTTATGTTTGACATTCCAGACGTCATCGGCGCGGATTCTCACATTGTAGTCACGGCGGATCTGGTTTCTGAAAAACTTTCTGCTTTGGTGAAAAACAGGGATTTGAGCCAGTATATTTTGTAA
- a CDS encoding dihydrofolate reductase — protein sequence MLISIIVAVSENGVIGKDNQLLWRLPDDLKRFKQLTLGHPMIMGRKTFESIGKPLPGRTSIVITSQKDFNVEGILVAHSLEEALHIARGIEQTEAFIIGGGEIYKQALPLADRLYVTEVETVMDGDTLFEITDRGAWTESERIVHEADERHKWKFAFVNYIKQKF from the coding sequence ATGCTCATATCAATCATCGTGGCCGTTTCGGAAAACGGCGTTATAGGAAAGGATAATCAATTACTCTGGCGATTGCCTGATGATTTGAAACGGTTTAAGCAGCTTACATTAGGCCATCCAATGATCATGGGCCGGAAAACTTTCGAATCCATTGGAAAACCATTGCCCGGGCGGACTTCCATCGTGATCACCAGTCAAAAGGATTTTAATGTAGAAGGCATTCTTGTTGCGCATTCGCTGGAAGAAGCGCTGCATATTGCCCGGGGAATCGAACAAACAGAAGCATTCATTATCGGCGGTGGGGAAATTTACAAGCAGGCTTTGCCCCTGGCCGACCGGCTTTATGTTACCGAAGTCGAAACCGTCATGGACGGCGATACGCTTTTCGAGATTACAGACCGCGGCGCATGGACTGAGTCCGAACGGATTGTGCATGAAGCGGATGAGCGACATAAATGGAAATTTGCATTCGTAAATTACATTAAACAAAAATTTTAA
- a CDS encoding alpha/beta hydrolase: MQVLEEKTALSPVIEVLSETFEIPQLNKKRRVHVLLPHDYYEKPEQRYPVLYMTDAQNLFGDGSPYGNWEIDKSLALLAEQNKADVIIVAIDHGEEERINEFSPYDNPRLGKGLGSLFLRFVVETLKKHVDANYRTKPDRLNTGMGGSSVGGLLSAYAALMFPQVFGRLMIFSPSLWISQKVYFDAIHFFEPFETRIYLYAGGKEGANMLPNFEKFHKTLENQGFGYKRVKIKSSIDPEGEHTETQWSKEFPIALKWLFFEE; this comes from the coding sequence ATGCAAGTTTTAGAAGAAAAAACAGCACTATCACCTGTCATCGAGGTACTTTCAGAGACATTTGAAATTCCTCAGCTAAATAAAAAGCGTCGTGTTCATGTGCTTTTGCCACATGATTATTACGAAAAGCCGGAACAGCGTTATCCGGTGCTATATATGACGGATGCGCAAAATCTATTTGGAGACGGCTCACCTTACGGAAACTGGGAAATTGACAAAAGCCTGGCACTGCTGGCAGAGCAAAATAAAGCAGATGTGATCATTGTTGCCATCGATCATGGCGAAGAAGAGCGGATCAATGAATTTTCTCCTTATGATAACCCGCGTCTCGGTAAGGGTTTGGGCTCACTTTTCCTTCGTTTCGTTGTTGAAACACTCAAAAAGCATGTTGACGCAAATTACCGCACAAAGCCGGACAGGCTCAATACAGGCATGGGCGGAAGTTCAGTGGGTGGGTTATTGAGTGCCTATGCAGCATTAATGTTCCCGCAGGTTTTTGGTAGGCTGATGATTTTCTCGCCCTCACTATGGATTTCACAAAAGGTTTATTTTGACGCCATTCACTTCTTCGAGCCTTTTGAAACGCGGATTTATTTATATGCCGGTGGAAAAGAAGGTGCTAACATGCTTCCTAACTTCGAAAAGTTTCATAAAACGCTTGAAAATCAAGGATTCGGTTACAAACGTGTGAAAATTAAAAGTTCGATTGATCCGGAGGGTGAACATACCGAAACGCAATGGAGCAAGGAATTTCCAATTGCGCTGAAATGGTTGTTTTTTGAAGAATAA
- the fmt gene encoding methionyl-tRNA formyltransferase, which yields MSTPLRIIFMGTPEFAVPSLQSLVESNSNVVAVITVPDKPAGRGQKQTASPVKLYAEARGIPVLQPEKLKNPEFLEALRSYKADLQVVVAFRMLPEVVWSMPPKGTFNLHSSLLPQYRGAAPINWAIINGEKETGVTTFFIEQDIDTGKIIYQDREPIYPQDDAGSLYERLMEKGAKLVVRTVQAIAAGNYPQEPQEEPAEIRSAPKIFRETCEIDWHKPAEEIHNFIRGLSPYPAAWTTINGLSCKIFKSNVVDFPESDMPGQFRTDGKSYLYFRTGNGWLSIEVLQLEGKKRMEIGDFLRGNRL from the coding sequence ATGTCAACCCCATTAAGAATAATTTTCATGGGAACACCCGAATTTGCGGTCCCAAGTTTACAAAGTCTGGTCGAAAGCAATTCTAATGTAGTGGCTGTCATTACTGTGCCGGACAAGCCCGCAGGCCGTGGGCAAAAGCAAACCGCATCGCCGGTAAAACTATACGCAGAAGCCCGGGGCATCCCTGTTTTGCAGCCCGAAAAACTGAAAAATCCTGAGTTTCTGGAAGCGTTAAGGTCTTATAAAGCAGACTTGCAAGTGGTTGTAGCATTCCGTATGTTGCCAGAAGTGGTGTGGAGCATGCCGCCAAAGGGCACATTCAATTTACACAGTTCATTGTTGCCCCAGTATCGTGGTGCGGCGCCCATAAACTGGGCGATTATTAACGGAGAAAAGGAAACCGGCGTAACCACATTTTTTATAGAACAAGACATTGACACGGGGAAGATCATATACCAGGACAGAGAGCCGATCTACCCTCAAGACGACGCCGGTTCATTATACGAGCGCCTGATGGAAAAAGGCGCAAAACTGGTTGTTAGAACGGTTCAGGCAATAGCAGCAGGCAATTATCCGCAGGAACCACAGGAAGAGCCGGCGGAAATCCGTTCCGCTCCAAAAATTTTCCGCGAAACCTGCGAAATCGACTGGCATAAACCGGCGGAAGAAATTCACAACTTCATACGCGGACTATCACCTTACCCGGCCGCCTGGACGACCATTAACGGTCTTTCCTGCAAAATCTTCAAATCCAATGTTGTGGATTTCCCGGAAAGCGATATGCCCGGCCAATTCAGAACGGATGGCAAATCCTATCTCTATTTCCGAACCGGCAACGGCTGGCTTTCGATTGAAGTTTTACAATTGGAAGGCAAGAAGCGGATGGAGATCGGGGATTTTTTGAGGGGGAATAGGCTTTGA
- a CDS encoding LytR/AlgR family response regulator transcription factor, with the protein MNILIVEDDLIVAKHLQYLLNGFGYDANDVATDYSTAVELLNSKVFHLAVLDISLNGYQTGIDLAHHIRENFKIPFLFLSSHEDIAIVNAALQASPHAFLQKPCQKITVYTAVKLALKNYRLAALAGESDQEDKQDSTVIKDALFIKEKHMFTKILLADILYIRSDDNYLELHTKKKKYTIRETLKNMLQQLPANYFFRVHKSFIINLNAITSINYIHVMINEIEIPITNDNRNELLSRVKTFS; encoded by the coding sequence ATGAATATTTTAATTGTTGAGGACGACCTAATTGTAGCAAAACATCTTCAATATTTACTCAACGGCTTCGGCTATGACGCAAATGACGTGGCAACGGATTACAGCACGGCTGTCGAACTGCTCAATAGCAAGGTTTTCCATCTTGCCGTTTTGGATATTAGCCTGAATGGTTACCAAACCGGGATCGATCTGGCACATCATATCCGCGAAAATTTCAAGATTCCTTTTCTCTTTCTTTCCAGTCATGAAGACATTGCAATCGTAAATGCGGCCTTGCAGGCATCTCCGCACGCTTTCCTTCAAAAGCCTTGCCAAAAAATCACGGTATATACGGCGGTTAAGCTGGCTTTGAAAAATTATCGTCTTGCCGCTTTGGCGGGAGAATCCGATCAGGAGGATAAACAAGATTCCACTGTTATCAAAGATGCGCTCTTCATCAAAGAAAAGCATATGTTTACCAAAATCCTGCTGGCGGACATCCTTTACATTCGCAGTGACGACAATTATCTGGAACTGCATACCAAGAAAAAGAAGTACACCATCCGCGAAACATTGAAAAATATGCTTCAGCAACTTCCGGCTAATTACTTCTTCCGGGTTCACAAGTCATTTATCATCAATCTCAATGCCATAACATCGATCAATTACATTCATGTGATGATCAATGAAATTGAAATTCCGATCACAAATGACAACCGGAATGAACTCCTGAGCCGGGTCAAAACTTTTTCGTGA
- a CDS encoding phosphatidylinositol-specific phospholipase C/glycerophosphodiester phosphodiesterase family protein, producing the protein MKKITTLLVLMLLSARMLDAQDIKAYTTAQAHSHNDYERKGAFQDAYDQQFGSLEADLFLVNDTLFVAHNLKEISSKRTLNSLYIQPILASVEKNGGSIYSQKDVPLQFLIDLKTGAAETLAALVKELEPHKHIFAPAGTIMIVVSGNTPDPTHFEKYPDFIFFDGRPEITYTPDQLKRVGLISQGFGKYSKWNGEGPLPEKEKKTIQKVIKQTHDLGKKMRLWATPDNINSWKIMMSLGVDYLNTDKVKEMGDYLRTAPR; encoded by the coding sequence ATGAAAAAAATCACTACGCTACTTGTCCTTATGCTGCTTTCTGCCAGGATGTTGGACGCTCAGGACATTAAAGCTTACACTACGGCGCAGGCGCATTCCCACAATGATTATGAAAGAAAAGGCGCTTTCCAGGACGCTTACGATCAGCAGTTCGGCTCCCTCGAAGCGGACCTTTTTCTGGTAAATGACACACTGTTCGTGGCGCATAACCTGAAAGAAATCAGCTCAAAAAGAACATTAAATTCGCTTTACATTCAGCCGATCCTGGCAAGCGTCGAGAAGAACGGCGGGAGCATTTATTCACAAAAGGACGTTCCGCTTCAATTTCTGATCGACCTGAAAACCGGGGCGGCGGAGACACTCGCTGCATTGGTCAAAGAACTGGAACCGCATAAGCATATTTTCGCGCCAGCCGGGACGATCATGATTGTAGTAAGTGGCAACACGCCAGATCCCACCCATTTTGAAAAATATCCCGACTTCATTTTTTTCGATGGCCGGCCAGAGATCACTTACACGCCCGATCAGCTCAAACGTGTAGGCCTGATCAGTCAGGGATTTGGTAAATACTCAAAATGGAACGGCGAAGGCCCTTTGCCCGAAAAGGAAAAGAAGACGATCCAGAAAGTGATCAAGCAAACGCATGACCTTGGCAAAAAAATGAGGTTGTGGGCTACGCCAGACAACATTAACTCCTGGAAGATCATGATGTCCCTCGGTGTGGATTATCTGAACACCGACAAAGTGAAGGAAATGGGCGATTATCTGAGAACTGCGCCGCGCTAG
- the greA gene encoding transcription elongation factor GreA, giving the protein MAKISYYTEEGLNKLRNELNDMKTKGRTEIAKQIAEARDKGDLSENAEYDAAKDAQGMHEMKIAKLEEIMSNARVIDESSIDTSQVAVLSKVKIKNRKNGMEVTYTLVSEEEADLKSGKISVGSPIGKGLLGKKVGDTTEIKVPAGLMEFEVLDISRFSE; this is encoded by the coding sequence ATGGCTAAAATTTCATACTATACGGAAGAAGGATTAAATAAGCTGAGGAATGAGCTGAATGATATGAAAACAAAAGGCCGCACGGAGATTGCAAAACAGATTGCAGAAGCGCGGGATAAAGGTGATTTGAGCGAGAATGCAGAGTATGATGCGGCGAAGGATGCGCAGGGAATGCATGAAATGAAGATCGCCAAGCTTGAAGAGATCATGTCAAATGCGCGGGTTATCGACGAGTCGTCGATTGATACTTCGCAGGTTGCGGTGCTTTCCAAAGTGAAGATCAAAAACCGTAAGAATGGAATGGAAGTTACATACACTTTGGTTTCAGAAGAAGAAGCGGACCTTAAATCGGGCAAGATCTCAGTAGGATCGCCGATTGGAAAAGGTTTGCTGGGGAAAAAAGTTGGAGACACTACCGAAATCAAGGTTCCTGCGGGATTGATGGAATTCGAAGTCCTGGATATCAGCAGGTTCAGCGAGTAA